In one window of Bizionia sp. M204 DNA:
- a CDS encoding heavy metal translocating P-type ATPase — MEKLQLKIPVILPQVPNEKDSCVERLIQKLQAKEGIEKVHIADANGADVPKLCFHYDPDIISIDRIQSLAESTGAEITEKYGHLLIEVKGIRHTRQARSIERSLLAINGVLEASVSGSGMVRLEFDKKQTNFDEISKQIEKEDLQVQRSASNENDYTEASKKQERSKKEETKEQTSTEGHEHKEGETHEEGEEHAHGGIFGKNTELIFSIICGALLGIGFGLSYVESIPDWVSLTLYIGAYFFGGFFTAKEAVQTVAKGGFEIDFLMLVAAIGAAILGEWAEGALLLFLFSLGHALEHYAMEKARKSIAALADLAPKTALLKKDGKTEEVGIEELSIGDIIVVKPNSKISADGVVVNGKSSVNQAPITGESVPVDKIPVEDTGKDYSADDDIKDENRVFAGTINGNNTLEIKVIKEAKDSTLSRLVKLVNEAQTQKSPTQLLTDKFEKYFVPSVLILVGILLFAFLVIDEPFSASFYRAMAVLVAASPCALAISTPSAVLSGVARAARGGVLIKGGRPLEDLGVITALAFDKTGTLTEGKPKLTEVVPLGNIEENELLKIAVAVENLSDHPLAKAVVRDGKERLKGTDITDASDLEAVLGKGIKASLGKDKIYIGNLDLYEDLDEAKPSEDISNKVKELEGGGNTTMLIRRNKEYIGIIALMDTPREAAKETLKKLKEIGIKRMIMLTGDNQKVADAVAKEIGLTDAWGSLLPEEKVDAIKKLKEQESKVAMVGDGVNDAPAMANSTVGIAMGAAGSDVALETADIALMADKLETLPFAIGLSRKAKTIIKQNLWVSLGIVALLIPSTIFGLANIGIAVVVHEGSTLLVVFNALRLLAYKK, encoded by the coding sequence ATGGAAAAACTACAACTAAAAATACCGGTCATCCTTCCGCAAGTTCCTAACGAAAAAGATTCTTGTGTTGAAAGGCTTATTCAAAAACTACAAGCTAAAGAGGGCATCGAAAAAGTGCACATTGCCGATGCAAACGGAGCTGATGTGCCAAAGCTCTGTTTTCATTATGACCCAGATATCATTTCCATTGACCGCATTCAATCCCTCGCCGAAAGTACTGGTGCCGAGATTACCGAAAAATACGGGCATTTGCTCATTGAAGTTAAAGGAATCAGACACACAAGACAGGCTCGTTCCATAGAGAGAAGCCTTTTGGCAATCAATGGAGTTTTGGAAGCTTCCGTTTCAGGCTCTGGAATGGTACGACTTGAGTTTGATAAAAAGCAAACAAATTTTGATGAAATAAGCAAACAAATTGAAAAGGAAGACCTTCAGGTTCAACGCAGTGCTTCAAACGAAAATGATTACACCGAAGCATCCAAAAAACAAGAGCGTTCAAAGAAGGAAGAGACTAAAGAGCAAACTTCCACCGAGGGACACGAGCACAAAGAAGGCGAGACCCACGAGGAAGGAGAAGAGCACGCCCACGGTGGTATTTTCGGTAAAAATACGGAGCTTATTTTTTCCATTATCTGTGGGGCACTTCTCGGAATAGGTTTCGGCCTTTCCTATGTGGAATCCATCCCAGATTGGGTCAGTCTTACTTTATACATTGGTGCTTACTTTTTCGGTGGTTTCTTTACGGCCAAGGAAGCAGTACAGACGGTTGCCAAAGGCGGTTTTGAAATTGACTTCTTAATGCTGGTTGCCGCCATTGGTGCAGCCATTCTGGGAGAATGGGCAGAAGGTGCATTGTTATTGTTCCTGTTTAGTTTGGGGCACGCCCTTGAACATTATGCAATGGAAAAGGCCCGAAAGTCCATTGCGGCACTGGCAGATTTAGCACCAAAAACAGCATTGCTCAAAAAAGATGGCAAGACCGAAGAAGTTGGAATTGAGGAATTGAGTATTGGCGATATCATTGTGGTCAAACCCAACAGTAAAATATCTGCCGATGGTGTTGTGGTCAATGGAAAAAGCAGTGTCAACCAAGCACCTATCACAGGGGAAAGTGTACCTGTGGACAAAATTCCTGTGGAAGATACGGGCAAGGACTATTCGGCAGACGATGATATCAAGGACGAAAACCGCGTTTTTGCCGGAACTATCAACGGTAATAATACTTTGGAAATAAAGGTAATCAAAGAAGCCAAAGACTCTACGCTGTCCCGACTGGTCAAATTGGTCAACGAGGCACAGACCCAAAAATCCCCCACCCAACTTTTGACCGACAAGTTTGAAAAATACTTTGTACCATCCGTACTGATATTGGTTGGTATCCTACTCTTTGCCTTTTTGGTCATTGATGAACCGTTTAGTGCCAGTTTTTACCGTGCAATGGCAGTATTGGTAGCCGCCAGCCCTTGTGCACTCGCCATTTCAACACCAAGTGCGGTATTAAGCGGTGTGGCACGGGCAGCACGGGGCGGTGTACTTATCAAAGGTGGGCGACCGCTTGAGGATTTAGGGGTCATTACCGCTTTGGCTTTTGATAAAACGGGCACACTTACCGAAGGCAAGCCCAAACTTACCGAAGTAGTACCACTGGGGAATATTGAAGAAAATGAACTGTTAAAGATAGCCGTTGCCGTTGAAAACTTGAGCGACCACCCTTTGGCCAAAGCCGTCGTAAGGGATGGGAAAGAGCGTCTGAAAGGTACTGATATTACCGATGCGTCAGATTTGGAAGCGGTTCTCGGAAAAGGTATCAAAGCTTCTTTGGGCAAGGATAAAATCTATATAGGAAACCTTGACTTGTATGAAGACCTCGATGAAGCAAAACCATCCGAAGATATATCGAATAAAGTAAAAGAACTTGAAGGTGGTGGAAATACCACAATGCTCATAAGAAGGAACAAAGAATATATAGGTATCATCGCCCTGATGGATACCCCACGGGAAGCGGCCAAGGAAACCCTTAAAAAATTAAAGGAAATCGGTATTAAGCGGATGATAATGCTAACTGGCGATAATCAAAAGGTTGCCGATGCCGTTGCTAAAGAAATTGGGTTGACCGATGCCTGGGGAAGCCTGTTGCCAGAGGAAAAGGTAGATGCCATTAAAAAATTAAAAGAACAGGAATCCAAAGTCGCAATGGTAGGCGACGGTGTGAACGATGCCCCTGCAATGGCAAACAGCACCGTAGGTATCGCAATGGGTGCAGCGGGCAGTGATGTGGCATTGGAAACAGCTGACATTGCCCTAATGGCCGATAAACTGGAAACCCTGCCCTTTGCCATAGGTTTGAGCAGGAAGGCAAAGACCATTATCAAGCAAAACCTTTGGGTCAGTCTTGGTATTGTTGCCCTGCTTATACCCTCAACCATTTTTGGGCTTGCCAATATCGGTATTGCGGTGGTAGTCCACGAAGGCTCAACACTACTTGTGGTATTCAATGCCTTAAGGCTTTTAGCGTATAAAAAATAA
- a CDS encoding Fur family transcriptional regulator, whose product MEKIVQFLESKGIRPTAMRLMTYKRLAELNVAISLGDLEKDFKISERSTLFRTMKAFEEKGIVHQIEDGTGVIKYALCEENCECEVGNDLHLHFHCNNCNETVCLTEHKIPHINLPDGYITEDINLVVKGICEKCSGNLD is encoded by the coding sequence ATGGAAAAAATAGTTCAATTTTTAGAAAGCAAAGGAATACGACCTACAGCTATGCGCCTTATGACCTATAAGCGGTTGGCAGAGTTGAATGTTGCCATCAGCCTTGGCGATTTGGAAAAAGATTTTAAGATCAGTGAAAGAAGTACCCTGTTTAGGACTATGAAAGCGTTTGAAGAAAAAGGGATTGTGCATCAAATCGAGGATGGGACAGGGGTTATAAAATACGCCCTTTGCGAAGAAAATTGTGAATGCGAGGTCGGCAACGACCTTCATTTGCACTTTCATTGCAACAATTGTAATGAAACGGTCTGTTTAACAGAGCATAAAATCCCTCACATCAACTTGCCTGATGGCTATATCACGGAGGACATTAACTTGGTGGTAAAGGGTATTTGCGAAAAATGCAGTGGCAATTTGGATTAA
- a CDS encoding efflux RND transporter periplasmic adaptor subunit, with amino-acid sequence MKNILLVSTVLFTLMFMSCNDAPKSELGHNEAEGVSKTNEAGEDAHGDEGHNEGEEEGHSEEEGVVELTKQQAETIGLEMKPLEERNLGNNIKVTGTLELFPQDKANISPFVGGNVSAIKVIPGDNVSKGQVLAYIEHPDIIAMQQDYQEKNDELVFLKQDFERKQTLYDKGVSSGKEFQMAQSKFRSTTSSVNGLRAQLKLLGINPEKVAEGQIYSAVPITTPISGYVDEVMISLGDYVAQQSKMFSISDNSKIYVNFKVYEKDIKQIQKGQQIYFSTASRPDELLKATVRSIGKTFETDPKAIEVLADIENKDKNLLPGMYVEGRIVQGEKKGFAVPEAAIIKEGEQSFIFILDEDEEMEVGKMKFKMIPVTVGITDLGFVEVNLPAEVSTDAKVVINGAYNLSSEMIKGELEHGH; translated from the coding sequence ATGAAGAATATATTATTAGTAAGTACCGTATTATTTACACTTATGTTTATGAGTTGTAATGATGCCCCAAAATCTGAACTTGGGCATAACGAAGCCGAAGGCGTATCAAAAACCAATGAAGCTGGGGAAGATGCACACGGCGATGAAGGCCACAATGAAGGAGAAGAAGAAGGTCACAGCGAGGAAGAAGGCGTTGTGGAACTTACAAAGCAACAGGCCGAAACCATAGGTTTGGAAATGAAACCTTTGGAGGAACGCAATTTAGGGAACAACATTAAGGTAACGGGAACGCTGGAGCTTTTCCCACAGGACAAGGCGAACATAAGCCCGTTTGTTGGTGGAAATGTGAGTGCCATAAAAGTAATACCCGGAGATAACGTAAGCAAAGGTCAAGTGCTGGCATATATAGAACACCCGGATATCATTGCAATGCAACAGGACTATCAGGAAAAAAATGACGAACTGGTCTTTTTGAAACAGGATTTTGAACGCAAGCAGACGCTTTATGACAAAGGCGTTTCTTCGGGAAAGGAATTTCAAATGGCTCAATCAAAATTTCGTTCCACAACATCCAGCGTCAATGGTTTGAGGGCCCAATTGAAGTTGTTGGGGATTAATCCGGAAAAAGTGGCGGAAGGACAGATATATTCCGCAGTTCCCATTACCACACCCATAAGTGGTTATGTGGATGAAGTAATGATTAGCCTTGGCGATTACGTGGCACAACAATCCAAAATGTTCTCGATAAGCGATAATTCAAAAATTTATGTAAACTTCAAAGTCTATGAAAAGGACATAAAGCAAATCCAGAAAGGACAACAGATATATTTTTCCACGGCCTCTCGCCCAGATGAACTGCTTAAAGCAACCGTTCGGTCTATAGGTAAAACTTTTGAGACAGACCCAAAAGCCATAGAAGTTCTTGCTGATATAGAAAACAAGGATAAAAATCTTTTGCCAGGTATGTATGTAGAAGGGCGCATAGTGCAGGGCGAGAAAAAGGGTTTTGCCGTTCCGGAAGCCGCCATTATAAAGGAAGGCGAGCAATCCTTTATTTTTATCTTGGATGAAGATGAGGAAATGGAAGTAGGCAAAATGAAATTCAAAATGATACCCGTAACGGTTGGTATTACTGATTTAGGCTTTGTTGAAGTCAATCTGCCTGCCGAAGTTTCAACCGATGCCAAAGTGGTCATAAACGGAGCTTATAACCTGTCTTCTGAAATGATAAAGGGCGAACTGGAACACGGACATTAA
- a CDS encoding CusA/CzcA family heavy metal efflux RND transporter produces MINKIISFSINNKFIIGLFIVALVGTGIWSMATINLGSVPDITNNQVQVITVAPNLGTEDIEQFVTYPVELAMANLPDVIELRSVSRFGLSVVTIVFKDEAGTYLPRQLVQEKLTEVAGEIPEGFGTPFMAPITTGLGEIFQYTLKVTEGYEDKYDAMELRTIQDWIVKRQMALVPGVVEVNAFGGYVKQYEVAINPDKLKSFGITMNQVFEALKVNNANTGGAYIEKNHQANFIRGEGLARSIADLENTVVTTQNGSPVLVRDVAEKVGYGNQVRYGAFTQDGHESVGGQILMLKGESPGDVIENVEKRIVEIQKSLPEGVYIDAFLSRSELIEATTSTVKNNLIEGALIVIFVLVLLLGSFRGGLIAASIIPLCLLFAFILMKQFGIWANLMSLGAIDFGIIVDGAVIIVEGAVFHIHQRMKKSTTAINQAEMDEIAYDSSSKMMNSAFFGQLIVLIVFTPILFLTGVEGKMFRPMAFTFGFAVLGAIILCLTYVPMMSSLFLKPAKNQNSWFAKFENKIDRFSDKIMDVLNRIYLPILNFALRFRAGVVIGAVSLLLISGFIFSNMGAEFVPKFDEGDIAFQALIKPGSSLTESIEASEKLQKLINEFPEVKTVVSRIGVAEIPTDPMPMDIADSYIILEKDKSKWTSADSKEELIEKIQEKISVVPGVNFVFTQPVELRFNELLTGVREDVAIKLYGEDLGVLADKVQEIAAVIRTVPGAADLNVEATSGLPQMTVVYNRAKMAQYGVTVDKLNDYVSASFSGEQAGVIFEGEKRFDVVIRLAEEYRQDINSLKNLFIDLPNGAQVPLKEVADISYKPGPMQISRDNTSRRISVGVNVRGRDVKSMVEEIQQKLETDVKLPPGYFVTYGGSFENLQRASDRLMIVVPIVLLTIFVLLYFALNSVTQALMIYMAVPLATIGGVFVLLIRGMPFSISAGVGFIVLFGVAVLNGLILINKFNELKDSGMTDLKKRIYEATHERLRPILLTAITTIMGFIPMAISTSGGAEVQRPLATVVIGGMLTATFLTLVVIPILYYWLESRKEKKDNGGDVSYIKKSTNIVTVLLMVGGLMASGTSFAQDTNQDGTIPKTLTIDEAIAMAKQNYPSLKESQAFIEREKALKGTSFDLGSTQVFTGKEEYGNNLPGVQTTVGVQQGNIDLLSGFSKSKFYKERIALGEKFYVASEQQLVRNVMQAYDQINYYKAQLRFADQLDSIYTNFKTAAQLRYDTGETGKLEFISASSEFQQIQVLRQQAFDDIEIAKRALKQYLGTDESIETISEPYKTLDFMAMLDSTSVANNPMLQYALQNAEVSKANVGVEKSQFLPKFSLSYGRQVVDDVSGFNTYQAGISIPLWFFPQKSRVKAAKADAMVAENQYLEQKAVTESRVSQLTKSLEKTKKILQYYEEGALLLAEQQITTAQLASKEGEIDYVNYITILNSAIRIKQNHLQYINQFNQQSIEIQYQLGNL; encoded by the coding sequence ATGATTAACAAAATCATTTCATTTTCCATTAATAATAAATTTATTATTGGCTTATTTATAGTGGCACTTGTTGGTACGGGCATTTGGTCTATGGCCACTATAAACTTGGGTTCTGTACCCGATATAACAAACAACCAAGTACAGGTAATAACCGTGGCCCCAAACTTGGGGACAGAAGATATAGAACAATTTGTTACCTATCCCGTAGAATTGGCAATGGCCAATCTTCCTGACGTCATCGAGCTGCGTTCAGTATCCCGTTTTGGGCTGTCCGTGGTTACCATTGTTTTTAAGGACGAGGCAGGCACTTATCTGCCACGGCAATTGGTACAGGAGAAATTAACCGAAGTTGCCGGAGAAATCCCCGAAGGTTTTGGCACACCTTTTATGGCACCCATAACAACAGGTCTGGGCGAAATTTTTCAATATACCTTAAAAGTGACAGAAGGCTATGAAGACAAATATGACGCAATGGAGCTTCGTACCATCCAAGATTGGATTGTAAAACGCCAAATGGCTTTAGTGCCAGGCGTAGTCGAGGTCAATGCTTTTGGAGGTTATGTAAAACAATATGAAGTTGCCATAAATCCTGATAAACTAAAAAGTTTTGGCATTACAATGAATCAGGTTTTTGAAGCTCTTAAAGTGAACAATGCTAATACCGGTGGTGCTTACATTGAAAAAAACCACCAAGCCAATTTTATCCGTGGCGAAGGGCTGGCTCGAAGTATCGCCGATTTGGAAAACACGGTTGTGACCACTCAAAATGGAAGCCCTGTCTTGGTAAGGGACGTTGCCGAAAAAGTGGGCTACGGAAACCAAGTGCGTTATGGTGCATTTACCCAAGACGGTCACGAATCCGTAGGTGGACAAATTTTAATGCTGAAAGGCGAAAGCCCAGGCGACGTGATTGAAAATGTGGAAAAGCGTATTGTAGAAATTCAAAAATCCCTGCCGGAAGGTGTTTATATTGATGCTTTTTTAAGCCGAAGTGAACTTATTGAGGCAACCACAAGTACCGTTAAAAACAATCTAATAGAAGGAGCCCTAATCGTCATATTTGTTTTGGTCTTACTTTTGGGAAGCTTCCGTGGTGGCTTGATAGCAGCTTCGATAATCCCTTTATGTCTATTATTTGCATTTATTTTGATGAAACAATTTGGCATTTGGGCAAATTTAATGTCCTTGGGTGCGATCGATTTTGGAATTATTGTAGATGGAGCGGTGATTATCGTGGAAGGAGCGGTTTTCCACATTCATCAACGGATGAAAAAATCCACAACCGCCATCAACCAAGCTGAAATGGATGAAATCGCCTATGATTCTTCAAGTAAAATGATGAATTCTGCCTTCTTCGGTCAACTAATTGTTCTTATAGTTTTTACACCGATTCTTTTTTTGACCGGTGTGGAAGGGAAAATGTTCCGGCCAATGGCATTTACATTTGGTTTTGCCGTTTTAGGAGCGATTATCCTTTGTCTTACCTACGTGCCAATGATGTCATCATTATTTTTAAAACCTGCTAAAAATCAAAATAGTTGGTTCGCCAAGTTTGAAAACAAGATTGATAGGTTCAGTGATAAAATTATGGATGTTCTGAATCGTATCTATCTGCCTATATTAAATTTTGCACTTCGCTTTCGGGCAGGTGTGGTTATAGGCGCGGTTTCCTTGCTTTTGATTTCAGGATTTATTTTCAGCAATATGGGAGCAGAATTTGTCCCTAAATTTGATGAAGGCGATATTGCATTTCAAGCATTGATAAAACCGGGGAGCAGTCTTACAGAATCTATTGAGGCTTCAGAGAAACTTCAGAAGTTAATCAATGAGTTTCCGGAAGTAAAAACAGTAGTTTCTAGGATTGGTGTGGCCGAAATACCGACAGACCCGATGCCTATGGATATTGCCGATAGTTATATTATTCTTGAAAAAGATAAGAGTAAATGGACTTCCGCAGATAGTAAAGAAGAACTGATAGAAAAAATACAGGAAAAAATTTCAGTAGTTCCCGGCGTAAATTTCGTGTTTACCCAACCTGTAGAACTTCGTTTTAATGAATTGCTTACAGGGGTTCGTGAGGACGTGGCAATCAAACTGTACGGAGAAGATTTAGGCGTTTTGGCAGACAAGGTACAGGAAATCGCAGCGGTCATCAGAACCGTTCCCGGAGCGGCTGACCTCAATGTAGAAGCTACAAGCGGTTTGCCACAAATGACAGTGGTGTATAACCGGGCAAAAATGGCACAATACGGTGTAACCGTTGACAAGCTGAATGATTATGTAAGTGCTTCATTTTCTGGAGAACAGGCAGGAGTCATTTTTGAAGGGGAAAAACGATTCGATGTGGTCATTCGTTTGGCAGAGGAATATCGACAAGACATCAATAGCTTAAAAAACCTTTTCATAGACCTGCCAAACGGTGCACAAGTACCTTTAAAGGAGGTTGCAGATATCAGCTATAAGCCAGGTCCGATGCAGATTTCAAGGGACAATACCTCCCGTCGTATTTCGGTAGGGGTCAATGTTCGTGGGCGCGATGTAAAATCGATGGTCGAGGAAATTCAACAAAAATTGGAAACGGACGTGAAACTGCCACCAGGTTATTTTGTAACCTACGGAGGTTCTTTCGAAAACCTTCAACGTGCTTCAGACCGATTGATGATTGTAGTTCCAATCGTTCTATTAACAATATTTGTTCTGCTTTACTTTGCTTTAAATTCAGTTACACAGGCCTTGATGATCTATATGGCAGTGCCTTTGGCGACCATTGGTGGTGTTTTCGTTTTGTTGATTCGTGGAATGCCTTTCAGTATTTCTGCCGGAGTCGGGTTTATCGTGCTCTTCGGAGTTGCCGTATTAAACGGACTCATACTCATAAACAAATTCAATGAATTAAAAGACAGTGGAATGACAGATTTAAAAAAACGTATATACGAAGCAACGCACGAACGTTTACGTCCAATTTTATTAACAGCCATTACAACAATTATGGGTTTTATCCCAATGGCGATTTCTACCTCTGGTGGTGCAGAAGTACAGCGACCTTTGGCGACAGTAGTCATTGGAGGAATGCTTACGGCAACATTTCTGACCTTGGTGGTTATTCCTATTCTTTATTATTGGCTGGAATCCCGAAAAGAAAAGAAGGACAATGGTGGAGATGTAAGTTATATTAAAAAATCAACCAATATTGTAACCGTATTATTGATGGTTGGAGGTTTGATGGCTTCTGGTACTTCATTTGCCCAAGACACCAATCAAGATGGTACAATCCCAAAGACCTTGACCATTGATGAGGCTATTGCTATGGCTAAACAGAATTATCCATCACTTAAAGAGAGCCAAGCATTTATTGAACGGGAAAAGGCACTAAAGGGAACGAGTTTTGACCTTGGTAGCACTCAAGTTTTCACGGGCAAAGAAGAATATGGAAATAATCTTCCTGGAGTGCAGACAACCGTTGGTGTGCAACAGGGCAACATTGATTTGCTTTCCGGTTTTTCAAAATCGAAGTTTTACAAAGAGCGTATTGCCTTGGGAGAAAAGTTTTATGTGGCCAGTGAACAACAATTGGTGCGTAATGTGATGCAGGCGTATGACCAAATTAATTATTACAAGGCACAATTGCGTTTTGCAGACCAATTGGACAGTATTTATACCAATTTTAAGACCGCTGCCCAACTTCGGTATGATACGGGAGAAACAGGTAAGTTGGAATTTATTTCAGCCTCTTCAGAATTTCAACAGATTCAAGTATTAAGGCAACAAGCCTTTGATGATATTGAAATAGCCAAACGTGCCTTAAAACAATATTTGGGAACGGATGAATCCATTGAAACGATTAGTGAACCATACAAAACATTGGATTTTATGGCAATGTTAGATTCCACTTCGGTGGCCAATAACCCAATGTTGCAATATGCGTTGCAAAATGCCGAAGTAAGCAAGGCAAATGTGGGTGTTGAGAAATCACAATTCCTGCCGAAATTCAGCTTATCGTATGGCAGGCAGGTTGTAGATGATGTTTCAGGCTTCAACACCTATCAGGCGGGTATTAGCATTCCGCTATGGTTTTTTCCGCAGAAGTCAAGGGTAAAAGCAGCAAAGGCAGACGCAATGGTAGCAGAGAATCAATATTTGGAGCAAAAGGCGGTTACAGAAAGTCGCGTGTCGCAATTGACCAAATCCCTTGAAAAAACAAAGAAGATTTTGCAATATTACGAAGAAGGCGCACTATTGTTGGCAGAACAGCAAATTACCACAGCGCAATTGGCATCCAAGGAAGGCGAAATAGATTATGTCAATTATATCACAATTCTCAACAGTGCCATCAGGATAAAACAAAACCATTTGCAATACATAAACCAGTTTAACCAACAATCCATTGAGATACAATATCAATTGGGCAATTTATAA
- a CDS encoding STAS/SEC14 domain-containing protein, with protein MITIYKKEATVYMVAENKLDAKDYENLIPVLTEHINAYQEVFWYIEMQNFEGWAAETYWKGIELYLPNEKHLKRVALVGSVKWQEQFTEVLLPFSEAHIKFYKTEEKDDAKEWIK; from the coding sequence ATGATAACAATCTATAAAAAAGAGGCTACTGTATATATGGTAGCAGAGAATAAGCTGGATGCCAAGGATTATGAAAACTTGATACCGGTCTTAACAGAACACATAAATGCATATCAGGAAGTGTTCTGGTACATTGAAATGCAAAATTTTGAAGGTTGGGCAGCAGAGACATACTGGAAGGGAATTGAATTATACCTTCCGAATGAAAAGCATTTAAAGCGAGTTGCTTTGGTGGGCAGCGTTAAATGGCAAGAGCAATTTACCGAGGTATTGCTTCCTTTTTCAGAAGCTCATATAAAATTTTATAAGACCGAAGAAAAAGACGATGCCAAAGAGTGGATAAAATAA
- a CDS encoding P-II family nitrogen regulator, translating into MKEIKAFIKPNRIQRVIEALSDNGFESMTLSQAEGTGAFKAKGARPSLDFHVTDSPVVKLELVCQNEEAQAAIETIIANAKTDGPGDGIIYIANIEDAFHIKTGDSLKRYDL; encoded by the coding sequence ATGAAAGAAATAAAAGCATTTATAAAACCGAACCGAATCCAAAGAGTCATTGAAGCACTTTCTGACAATGGATTTGAAAGTATGACCCTTTCACAAGCAGAAGGCACGGGCGCGTTCAAGGCAAAAGGTGCCAGACCGTCGCTGGATTTTCACGTAACAGATAGTCCAGTGGTCAAATTGGAATTGGTCTGTCAAAATGAGGAAGCCCAAGCGGCCATTGAAACAATTATAGCCAACGCCAAAACCGACGGGCCTGGAGATGGTATAATTTATATAGCTAATATAGAAGATGCGTTTCACATTAAAACAGGAGATTCCTTAAAACGTTACGACCTGTAA